One genomic region from Gadus morhua chromosome 9, gadMor3.0, whole genome shotgun sequence encodes:
- the LOC115550476 gene encoding tyrosine-protein kinase CSK, producing MTEVQASWPQGTECVARYNFRGTTQYDLPFNKGDILTIIFATKDPNWYKAKNSAGQEGTIPVNYVQKREGVKSEGKLSLMPWFHGKISREQAEQLLTPPETGLFLVRESTNYPGDYTLCVSCEGKVEHYHIVYKDGKLTIDAEEYFDNLMQLVEHYTENADGLCTILIKPKLEEGTFAAKDAFRRSGWALNREELKLQHSIGKGEFGDVMLGDYRGSKVAVKCIKHDATAQAFVAEASVMTQLRHNNLVQLLGVILEEKGSLFIVTEYMAKGSLVDYLRSRGRTVLNAHSLLKFSLDVCAAMEYLEANNFVHRDLAARNVLVSDDNIAKVSDFGMTKEACSTQDTAKLPIKWTSPEALRDKLFSTKSDVWSFGVLLWEIYSFGRLPYPKIPLKDVVPRVEKGYRMEAPDGCPDVVYDVMKLCWSLNAFARPTFHMLKERLQNIEH from the exons ATGACTGAGGTCCAG gctTCATGGCCGCAGGGCACAGAGTGTGTGGCCAGGTACAACTTCAGAGGCACCACGCAATACGACTTGCCTTTCAATAAAGGAGACATCTTGACTATTATTTTCGCCACAAAG GACCCAAACTGGTATAAAGCGAAGAACTCGGCGGGCCAAGAGGGAACCATCCCAGTCAACTATGTCCAGAAAAGGGAAGGAGTGAAATCCGAAGGAAAGCTGAGCCTCATGCC ATGGTTCCACGGGAAGATCAGCAGGGAGCAGGCGGAGCAGCTGCTGACCCCACCTGAGACAGGGCTGTTCCTGGTACGCGAGAGCACCAACTACCCCGGGGACTACACGCTGTGTGTGAGCTGCGAGGGCAAGGTGGAGCACTACCACATCGTCTACAAGGATGGCAAGCTCACCATCGACGCGGAAGAGTACTTTGACAACCTCATGCAGCTGGTGGAA CACTACACTGAAAATGCAGACGGCCTGTGTACCATACTCATCAAGCCAAAGTTGGAGGAAGGGACTTTTGCTGCCAAGGACGCATTCCGCAGGA GTGGCTGGGCACTGAACAGAGAGGAACTCAAACTTCAGCACTCGATAGGAAAAGGAGAGTTTGGAG ATGTCATGCTGGGAGACTACAGAGGGTCTAAAGTTGCAGTGAAATGCATAAAACACGATGCTACCGCGCAGGCCTTCGTGGCAGAGGCATCGGTCATGAC GCAACTGAGACACAATAACCTGGTGCAGCTTCTTGGAGTGATTCTAGAGGAAAAAGGAAGTCTGTTTATTGTGACAGAATACATGGCCAAG GGCAGCCTCGTGGACTACCTGCGCTCCAGAGGTCGGACTGTGCTCAACGCACATTCCCTCCTAAAGTTCTCACT ggaCGTGTGCGCTGCCATGGAGTACCTGGAGGCCAACAACTTTGTGCACCGGGACCTGGCGGCGCGCAACGTCCTGGTGTCGGACGACAACATCGCCAAGGTCAGTGACTTTGGGATGACCAAAGAGGCGTGTTCCACCCAGGACACCGCCAAGCTGCCCATCAAATGGACCTCTCCCGAAGCCCTGAGGGACAAG CTGTTTTCCACAAAATCCGATGTGTGGAGCTTTGGTGTGCTGCTGTGGGAGATATACTCATTCGGCAGATTGCCTTACCCAAAGATC CCCCTGAAGGACGTAGTTCCTCGCGTGGAGAAGGGCTACAGGATGGAGGCCCCAGATGGCTGCCCCGACGTGGTCTACGACGTCATGAAGCTCTGCTGGAGCCTGAACGCCTTCGCACGGCCAACGTTCCATATGCTGAAAGAGAGGCTGCAAAACATTGAACACTGA
- the mapda gene encoding N6-Methyl-AMP deaminase has protein sequence MEKQADIFYRELPKVELHAHLNGSVSFQTIEKLIARKPHLNIEHNMTAIRNGQRRTMDECFRVFKVIHQLVDTEEDIFMVAKDVVNEFAADGVKYLELRSTPREEIKTGLTKRRYVETVLEAVKQCKGDGVDIDVRFLVAIDRRNGTEVAMETVKLAEDFMLSTDGLVVGLDLSGDPTVGHGRDLLPALVRAKNCGLKLALHLSEVPSQLEETELLLTLPPDRIGHGTFLHPDVGGSQTLVDAVVKNNIPLELCLTSNVKGQTVPCYSEHHFKFWYQMGHPSVICTDDKGVFSTDLSQEYELAATTFGLSHEDVWKLSQQAIDCTFAPETLKQQLKQRWIDLRPRVFR, from the exons ATGGAAAAACAGGCCGATATCTTCTATCGCGAACTTCCAAAAGTG GAGCTCCACGCTCACCTCAATGGCTCCGTCAGCTTCCAGACCATCGAGAAGCTTATTGCACGCAAGCCTCATCTTAACATCGAGCACAACATGACCGCCATCCGCAACGGCCAGCGAAGGACAATGGACGA GTGTTTTCGAGTTTTTAAGGTGATCCATCAACTGGTGGACACAGAGGAGGATATTTTTATG GTGGCCAAAGATGTTGTGAATGAGTTTGCAGCCGACGGAGTCAAGTATTTGGAGCTCAGAAGTACACCAAGGGAGGAGATAAAAACAG GACTGACCAAACGGAGATATGTAGAGACTGTTCTTGAAGCCGTCAAGCAATGTAAAGGCGACGGCGTAGATATTGATGTCAG GTTCCTAGTTGCAATCGATCGAAGGAACGGAACTGAGGTTGCGATGGAGACTGTGAAACTGGCGGAAGACTTCATGCTGTCCACAGATGGCTTAGTGGTGGGGCTCGACCTGAGTGGAGACCCAACG GTGGGCCATGGCAGAGATCTACTCCCGGCCCTGGTGAGGGCCAAGAACTGTGGACTGAAGCTTGCGCTCCACCTGTCAGAG GTCCCCTCCCAGTTGGAGGAGACTGAGCTGCTGTTAACTCTTCCTCCCGACAGGATCGGCCACGGCACGTTTTTGCATCCCGACGTAGGCGGATCTCAGACCCTGGTTGATGCAGTGGTGAAGAATAACATACCACTGG AGCTCTGCTTGACGTCTAATGTCAAGGGTCAAACGGTGCCATGTTACTCCGAACATCACTTCAAGTTCTGGTATCAGATGGGACATCCTAGTGTGATATGC ACTGACGATAAGGGAGTCTTCAGCACCGATCTATCTCAGGAGTATGAGCTGGCAGCGACCACGTTCGGGCTGAGCCATGAGGACGTGTGGAAGCTCTCCCAGCAAGCCATAGATTGTACTTTTGCCCCAGAGACCCTGAAGCAGCAGCTGAAGCAGAGGTGGATTGACCTACGACCTCGTGTTTTCCGATGA
- the nat10 gene encoding RNA cytidine acetyltransferase: protein MATFRKKIDNRIRVQIENGVALQHRTLFVVVGDRGKDQVVILHHMLSKAAVKARPSVLWCYKKELGFSSNRKKRMRQLQKKIKSGTLNLKQDDPFELFVAATNIRYCYYKETHKILGNTFGMCVLQDFEALTPNLLARTVETVEGGGIVVILLRSMNSLKQLYTMSMDVHSRYRTEAHQDVVGRFNERFILSLASCKMCVVIDDQLNVLPISTHMAAIKAVPPKTQDDLLSPREQELKDLKASLQDTQPVGVLVDNCKTMDQAKAVLKFIEAISEKTLRSTVALTAARGRGKSAALGLAVAGAVAFGYSNIFVTSPSPDNLHTLFEFIFKGFDALQYQEHLDYEIIQSLNPDFNKAVVRVNIFKEHRQTIQYIHPGDAVKLGQAELLVIDEAAAIPLPLVKNLLGPYLVFMASTINGYEGTGRSLSLKLIQQLRQQSSDSQQNMSAENKGTNTVRIASARSLHEVSLHESIRYSPGDAVEKWLNELLCLDCLNIPRLISGCPLPQTCDLYYVNRDTLFCYHKASEVFLQRLMALYVSSHYKNSPNDLQLLSDAPAHHLFCLLPPVPPTQNSLPEVLAVVQVCLEGEISQQSILNSLSRGKKAAGDLIPWTVSEQFQDPEFGGLSGARVVRIAVNPDYQGMGYGSRTLELLQMYYEGKFPTMTENGHAGNSEITTVGSEAVGLLEEVLTPRKELPPLLLKLSERRAERLHYLGVSYGLTTQLLRFWKRAGYTPVYLRQTPNDLTGEHSCVMLKDLRMEEASEQAQWLSAFWTDFRRRFISLLSYQFSSFQPSMALNILQNRNSKETANTIGSTELAIHFSPYDLKRMELYSRSMVDYHLIMDLVPKVARLFFLRQLGDISLSAAQCALLLGVGLQHKTVNQLEKEIELPGTQLMGLFNRLIRKIVQVFSNVQEQAVEAEMVASKEITMEPTVGSLTDDLNEAAKEFDEKHKQDLEKIKELNFEEYKIRGNDDEWDHVLKKAGNAAVVSIKSDKKRKLDVESHVEVPEEPKHGKLKKGGGKKAKFGKKR, encoded by the exons ATGGCGACATTTCGAAAGAAGATCGACAATCGGATTCGTGTTCAGATTGAGAATGGTGTCGCTCTGCAACATCGGACCCTGTTCGTTGTTGTTGGTGATCGAGGAAAAGACCAG GTTGTTATCCTGCATCACATGTTGTCAAAAGCTGCAGTGAAAGCACGACCCTCTGTTCTGTGGTGCTACAAAAAAGAGCTGGGCTTCAGCAG TAATCGAAAGAAGCGCATGAGACAACTCCAAAAGAAGATTAAATCTGGCACCCTTAACCTGAAGCAGGATGATCCATTTGAACTTTTTGTCGCCGCTACCAACATCCGATATTGTTACTATAAAGAGACCCATAAGATCTTAGGAAACACGTTCGGCATGTGTGTCTTGCAG GACTTTGAAGCACTCACTCCTAACCTGCTCGCCAGGACGGTTGAGACTGTTGAGGGTGGAGGGATCGTAGTCATTTTGCTCAGGAGCATGAACTCCCTCAAGCAGCTGTACACTATGTCTATG GATGTCCATTCTCGATACAGGACTGAGGCCCATCAGGACGTGGTTGGAAGATTCAATGAGAG GTTTATCCTCTCCCTTGCCTCCTGCAAGATGTGCGTCGTCATCGACGACCAGCTCAACGTCCTGCCCATCTCCACCCACATGGCCGCCATCAAGGCGGTTCCTCCAAAGACTCAG GACGATCTGTTGTCGCCGCGGGAGCAGGAGTTGAAGGACCTGAAGGCTTCTCTCCAGGACACGCAGCCTGTTGGCGTGTTGGTGGACAACTGCAAGACCATGGACCAG GCCAAGGCTGTGCTGAAGTTCATCGAGGCCATCTCGGAGAAGACCCTACGGAGCACGGTGGCGCTCACTGCCGCCCGTGGGCGTGGAAAATCGGCAGCACTGGGGCTGGCCGTCGCTGGGGCCGTCGCCTTCGG CTACTCCAACATCTTTGTGACCTCACCGAGCCCAGACAACTTGCACACCCTCTTTGAGTTCATCTTCAAGGGCTTTGACGCTCTCCAGTACCAG GAGCACCTCGACTACGAGATCATCCAGTCCCTGAACCCGGACTTCAACAAGGCGGTGGTGCGGGTCAACATCTTCAAGGAGCACCGGCAGACCATCCAG TACATCCACCCGGGGGATGCTGTCAAGCTTGGCCAGGCTGAGCTCCTGGTCATCGACGAGGCGGCggccatccccctccccctggtgaAGAACCTGCTGGGGCCTTACCTGGTCTTCATGGCCTCAACCATCAATGG CTATGAGGGCACCGgtcgctctctgtccctcaagCTGATCCAGCAGTTGCGACAGCAGAGTTCTGACAGTCAACAGAACATGTCTGCAGAGAATAAGGGCACCAACACCGTCCGGATAGCTTCAG CCCGCTCCCTTCATGAGGTCTCGCTGCACGAGTCCATCCGTTACAGCCCAGGGGACGCCGTGGAGAAGTGGCTGAATGAGCTGCTCTGTCTGGACTGCCTGAACATCCCCAGGCTCATATCTGGCTGCCCGCTGCCTCAAACTTGTGATCT GTACTACGTCAACAGAGACACCCTGTTCTGTTACCACAAGGCCTCTGAGGTCTTCCTGCAGAGACTCATGGCGCTCTACGTGTCCTCCCACTACAAG AACTCGCCCAATGACCTCCAGCTGCTGTCCGACGCGCCCGCCCACCACCTCTTCTGTCTCCTGCCCCCCGTGCCCCCAACACAGAACTCCCTGCCAGAGGTCCTGGCCGTGGTGCAG GTTTGTCTGGAAGGGGAGATCTCTCAGCAGTCGATCCTCAACAGTCTGTCCAGAGGGAAGAAGGCCGCTGGGGACCTGATCCCCTGGACCGTGTCAGAACAG tTCCAAGACCCAGAGTTTGGCGGTCTCTCCGGCGCCCGAGTCGTGCGCATTGCGGTGAACCCCGACTATCAAGGG ATGGGCTACGGCTCCAGGACTCTGGAGCTGCTCCAGATGTACTACGAGGGAAAGTTCCCCACCATGACAGAGAACGGACACGCTGGCAACAGTGAGATCACGACAGTCGGCAGCGAG GCTGTCGGCCTGCTCGAGGAGGTGCTCACGCCCAGGAAGGAGCTCCCTCCGCTGCTGCTGAAGCTGAGCGAGAGGAGGGCGGAGCGACTCCACTACCTGGGGGTGTCCTACGGTCTCACCACCCAGCTGCTCAG ATTCTGGAAGAGGGCTGGCTACACCCCAGTCTATCTGAGACAGACACCT AATGACCTGACGGGGGAGCACTCCTGTGTGATGCTGAAGGATCTCCGAATGGAAGAGGCTTCCGAGCAGGCTCAGTGGCTGTCTGCGTTTTGGACAG ACTTCAGGCGGCGCTTCATCTCGCTGCTCTCCTACCAGTTCAGCAGCTTCCAGCCCAGCATGGCCCTCAACATCCTGCAGAACCGGAACAGCAAGGAGACGGCCAACA CGATCGGCAGCACGGAGCTCGCCATCCACTTCAGCCCCTACGACCTGAAGCGCATGGAGCTGTACTCCAGGAGCATGGTAGACTACCACCTCATCATGGACCTGGTGCCCAAGGTGGCGCGCCTCTTCTTCCTCCGGCAGCTCGGCGACATCTCCCTCTCCGCGGCCCAGTGT GCGCTGCTGTTGGGCGTCGGGCTGCAGCACAAGACAGTGAATCAGCTGGAGAAGGAGATTGAGCTGCCAGGCACACAGCTCATGGGTCTGTTCAACCGCCTGATTCGCAAGATCGTGCAG GTTTTCAGCAACGTGCAAGAGCAGGCTGTCGAAGCAGAGATGGTGGCGTCGAAAGAAATCACCATGGAGCCGACAGTCGGGAGTCTGACAGATGATCTG AATGAGGCTGCCAAGGAGTTTGACGAAAAACACAAGCAAGACCTGGAGAAAATCAAGGAGCTGAACTTTGAAGA GTACAAGATCCGTGGAAACGATGACGAGTGGGACCATGTCTTGAAGAAGGCGGGGAACGCGGCTGTCGTCAGTATAAAGAG CGACAAGAAGAGGAAGCTGGATGTGGAAAGCCATGTGGAAGTTCCAGAGGAGCCAAAACACGGCAAATTGAAGAAGGGCGGTGGCAAAAAGGCCAAATTTGGAAAGAAGAGATGA